Proteins from one Fragaria vesca subsp. vesca linkage group LG6, FraVesHawaii_1.0, whole genome shotgun sequence genomic window:
- the LOC101311507 gene encoding E3 ubiquitin-protein ligase RNF115-like, translating to METFTVINVVQENAPLDRGEVDENYIQLKILLHKYIGSRPSPESAIRWDSQTVEGGSIIWVDFPRIKQVASPYRSMCVTTFQDFLATTNVPEDKHALAIQKLFEAIDAAVSPDLPINVVICNVTLHDGTTVPATRVPIEGLERVRVDALEMEDGETCAICWLAYARGEHPVSQLPCSHYFHEHCIVQWLQINRVCPMCRFVMPNQPSQPSA from the coding sequence ATGGAAACGTTTACTGTTATCAACGTGGTGCAAGAGAACGCACCCCTAGATAGAGGCGAGGTTGACGAGAATTATATCCAGCTCAAAATTTTGTTACACAAGTACATCGGCAGCCGCCCTAGCCCGGAGTCTGCAATTCGTTGGGATTCACAGACCGTCGAAGGAGGAAGTATCATCTGGGTTGACTTCCCAAGGATCAAGCAGGTTGCTTCCCCCTACCGCAGCATGTGTGTAACAACATTTCAAGACTTTCTTGCAACCACGAATGTCCCGGAAGATAAACATGCCCTTGCAATTCAGAAGTTATTCGAGGCTATTGACGCTGCCGTCTCGCCTGATCTCCCAATCAATGTGGTGATATGTAACGTGACTTTGCATGATGGGACGACGGTTCCTGCAACAAGGGTGCCCATTGAAGGCTTGGAAAGAGTGAGGGTTGATGCCTTGGAAATGGAAGATGGAGAAACATGTGCCATTTGTTGGCTGGCTTATGCTCGAGGGGAACATCCGGTTTCTCAGTTGCCCTGCTCGCACTATTTTCATGAACATTGCATTGTCCAGTGGCTACAGATCAATCGCGTATGTCCCATGTGCCGATTCGTAATGCCAAACCAACCCTCACAGCCCTCAGCTTAA
- the LOC101293912 gene encoding uncharacterized protein LOC101293912: MLKNVSKFVQSLPSLEKLDLNCLRGLEYVFGCHGWEKEQSRLREMHLMDLDALKRICSGPAPHAMFKSLKFLTIYRCKLLQSLFASDVAQCLFQLEDLLVEDCPLLKKVMEEKEKTVLPKLKNLVLKNLPMLYRASDTTVDIDIDIECPSLEQLMVVDCPMLPFSTSSVHLRSLESRNKILFSTASNYFGSTYPVQLNDIQLYQNLQDRTSGFQA; the protein is encoded by the exons ATGTTGAAGAATGTATCAAAATTTGTCCAGAGCTTACCAAGTCTGGAGAAATTAGATTTAAATTGTCTGCGCGGATTGGAATATGTGTTTGGATGCCATGGGTGGGAGAAAGAACAATCAAGACTGAGGGAGATGCATTTGATGGATCTAGATGCACTAAAAAGGATATGTAGTGGTCCTGCCCCACATGCAATGTTCAAAAGTCTAAAATTTTTGACCATTTACCGGTGCAAGCTGCTGCAAAGTCTGTTCGCATCTGATGTAGCCCAATGCCTCTTTCAATTGGAAGACCTTCTTGTAGAGGATTGCCCTTTGTTGAAAAAAGTAATGGAAGAAAAGGAGAAGACGGTTCTACCAAAATTGAAGAACTTGGTTTTGAAAAATCTTCCGATGTTGTATCGTGCAAGTGATACTACTGTTGATATTGATATTGATATTGAGTGTCCTTCATTGGAACAATTGATGGTGGTGGATTGCCCCATGCTTCCATTTTCAACCTCTTCCGTTCACTTGCGCTCCTTGGAAAGCAGGAACAAGATTTTATTTTCAACCGCTTCTAACTACTTTGGCAGCACATACCCAGTCCAACTTAATGATATACAACTGTACCAAAATCTACAGGACAG AACATCTGGTTTCCAAGCGTGA
- the LOC101311792 gene encoding uncharacterized protein LOC101311792, producing the protein MAINKWIWTPMKRRPNPMRKEDDDPPSPPRLEYDVFLSFRGRDTRKGIANLLYKELESSGIKTFMDEEGLKVGAEISSNLLKAIKESRSAIVLLSPNYATSPWCLNELASIIQGFETRNTTVIPIFYNVEACDVRHQMGSFKEAFIRHEQRKEEKVEHWKAALTTVANLSGLELKNYRSERQLVEDIVQRVYSIVRDLEIESPEDFVEYEATRKAMGKIMNALKDDRFTAIGIYGTGGIGKTTMARHVAAEAKRKGIFDHVAMAVVTHKPVLKDIQGQLAVQLGVKLDEKETIHEGTSKLSQVIMRKNKILIILDDIWKKTDLSLIGIPSYKMLEDRSSKVLLTTRNSKVCSSMDSHPIALDMLNHEDSWNLFVKKTRMSSEKLAVVNEEASILVKECAGLPIALVAIARALRDEDITEWKQAAERLKSSQRRNIDTVVLNCIKLSYDRLTSEDAKLCFLLCCLFPEDYDIQIEELMMYAFGKGLFREGNTLQEARIDCHSAVRSLKSSSLLLGSKHDGHVRMHDVIRNVARKISSSEDGQSVFHGAGRQFQTWPKIERDYCAISLMMNKIRKLPKNLVCSELKVLLLQHNPNVSTIPESFLGCLRELSVLNLSKTSISVLPLSFSLLTNLHSLHLDSCVKISDISVLGKLEKLEILSLIECCPEEVPEAIGNLSRLRMLDISESPVVKIASQVISRLSGLEELYMQCDFVDWRNEVEEAGKETNIGFDELTGSSYLRILKVGIPNAMVLPKNVEDHPDWLYFDICISSDSEVRESTWKPHSSHDYSRTLTLSTPIHNLPKWFTDVVTEKAEKLHYRKCKGLYNILVEYDCGRLNELRYLSIIGPNENLKELMNADARDSNNAAFPKLEELHLFKVENINNLCVGNLPPGSLCKLKLLDVRKCHNLVNALLQSPLLERLQFLEKLLCAHLNRLEYVFGPGKTTACEKLKEMRLCRLPELIKIWSGQAPHAIFRNLKILAVSGCKKLKSLFTSDIAHCLLQLEDLWVHSCFSLDRIVELSEETGKRNDLFPKLQNLVLEDLPLLRRLYSNSSGGPTSLEIEFLSLEYFYKLECPRFSPPNFHSNKQVQVNDIQHYSALKERLWENMELEFTISEDERRRWKYDVLTLAVSHLNYTIDCSGVGFLPSSMTQELAKIYECMIHQNIFPIFYHVEPSDVRYQKKSFEDAFTQHENSRRHGDKVDTWRDVLKQVSNFSGWHTENYKTERELVDAIVDSVLSKVQHGEIEFTVSGGDFQAFGATRQAMDKVMETLKDDKVTLIGVHGMGGVGKTTMVKHAAAKSKENGTFRRVIMVVLSQIPDLSRIQATIAENLGFRLEEQTEMGRAARLRKEIMGREKILIILDNIWEIIELKSIGIPSFRDLQKCGSKLLITTRRLTVCFSMSCQRTIPLNILSEEDSWTLFVRNAGTIPFESTTFEHVARKVARECRGLPVALIDVAWELRDKDLVNSELAVRRLEKSQFASLGNHRVAFECIKLSYDYLKNEDDKSLFLLCCLFPEDFDIPLEDLFKYAIGKGLFQYAETIEEAREAAYATVRYLKNCSLLLDSGEDGCVRMHDVVRDTALNIVQSEVQRGAFFKAGSGLKGWPTHGLHEGCTVISLMKNEIRKLPEEELVCPNLQILLLQDNADLNEIPEKFIQSLNELRLLDVSNTSISSLPQSISLLTNLQALYLDFCKRLIDISIVGRLKELEILSMRECHLEEFPREIEELTNLRILDVSCAEFLIIPSKVISKLYRLEELYILNCGFENLGSKVEREGEETELDFAGLPSLKIVQVCISDAKYIPRNVEVKPDWDYFYILIGGSTRYSYKRYHHKSRSLVLQTTMSTLSEWFINVVTKRTEKIEYDCCEGMSDIVKEYDHGRLHKLKHLTVRGSLLDSYVCLKELMNTRRRVQRGPVYGNLEELHLINLIEL; encoded by the exons ATGGCGATTAATAAGTGGATATGGACTCCAATGAAGCGGCGCCCAAATCCAATGCGGAAGGAAGATGATGATCCACCTTCTCCTCCTCGGCTGGAGTATGATGTGTTTTTAAGTTTCAGGGGTCGTGATACTCGCAAGGGTATTGCAAACCTTTTATACAAGGAATTGGAATCAAGTGGAATTAAAACGTTCATGGATGAGGAAGGGCTTAAAGTAGGGGCCGAAATTTCCTCAAATCTGCTGAAGGCAATCAAAGAATCGAGGTCTGCAATTGTTCTTCTCTCACCAAATTATGCTACTTCCCCATGGTGTTTGAATGAGCTTGCAAGCATTATTCAAGGCTTTGAAACCAGGAACACAACAGTTATTCCAATTTTCTATAATGTGGAAGCTTGTGACGTCCGACATCAAATGGGGAGTTTTAAAGAAGCCTTCATCAGACACGAACAAAGGAAAGAAGAGAAGGTGGAGCACTGGAAAGCTGCTCTAACCACAGTGGCCAACCTCTCAGGCTTGGAACTAAAAAACTATCG GTCTGAGAGACAGCTCGTTGAAGACATTGTGCAACGTGTGTACAGTATAGTACGAGATCTGGAAATTGAGTCTCCTGAAGATTTTGTAGAATATGAAGCAACAAGAAAAGCCATGGGTAAGATAATGAATGCGCTTAAGGATGATAGGTTCACTGCCATTGGTATCTATGGAACTGGAGGCATCGGTAAGACAACAATGGCAAGACATGTTGCTGCAGAAGCCAAAAGAAAAGGGATTTTTGATCATGTGGCGATGGCTGTTGTGACACACAAACCTGTCTTGAAAGACATTCAAGGCCAATTAGCAGTTCAGTTGGGTGTCAAATTGGATGAGAAAGAGACAATCCATGAAGGAACTAGTAAATTGAGTCAGGTGATAATGCGTAAAAATAAGATCCTTATAATCTTGGATGACATATGGAAGAAAACAGATTTGTCCCTCATTGGAATTCCTAGCTACAAGATGCTTGAAGATCGCAGTTCCAAAGTCCTCCTCACCACAAGGAATTCCAAGGTTTGCAGTTCCATGGATAGCCACCCAATTGCTCTCGATATGCTAAACCATGAAGATTCTTGGAACTTATTTGTGAAGAAAACAAGAATGTCTTCTGAAAAATTGGCCGTTGTCAATGAAGAAGCAAGTATTCTAGTGAAAGAGTGCGCTGGTCTCCCAATCGCGTTGGTTGCAATTGCTAGAGCACTTAGAGATGAAGATATCACGGAATGGAAACAAGCAGCTGAACGACTAAAGTCTTCTCAACGTAGAAACATTGATACTGTTGTGCTCAATTGTATTAAGCTAAGCTATGATCGATTGACATCTGAAGATGCCAAATTATGCTTCTTGCTTTGCTGCCTATTCCCAGAGGACTATGATATCCAAATTGAAGAGTTGATGATGTATGCATTCGGGAAAGGATTGTTCCGTGAGGGCAATACATTGCAAGAGGCCAGAATCGATTGCCATTCTGCAGTCAGGTCCCTTAAATCTTCTAGCTTGCTTTTGGGCTCTAAACATGATGGACATGTACGGATGCATGATGTCATCAGAAATGTTGCCAGAAAAATTTCGTCATCTGAAGATGGCCAATCTGTTTTCCATGGAGCTGGTCGTCAGTTTCAGACGTGGCCGAAGATCGAAAGAGACTACTGCGCAATCTCATTAATGATGAACAAAATCAGAAAGCTTCCCAAGAATTTGGTATGTTCGGAACTCAAGGTATTGTTGTTACAACACAACCCAAATGTCAGTACGATCCCGGAGTCTTTTCTTGGATGCCTGAGGGAGTTAAGCGTCCTAAATCTTAGCAAAACTAGTATTTCTGTGCTACCCCTATCATTTTCTCTCCTAACCAATCTTCACAGTTTGCATTTAGATTCTTGTGTGAAAATTTCCGACATATCTGTTCTCGGAAAACTTGAAAAGCTTGAGATTCTTAGTCTGATAGAATGTTGCCCTGAGGAAGTTCCAGAAGCAATAGGAAATTTAAGCAGGCTAAGAATGCTGGACATCAGTGAATCACCGGTTGTTAAAATTGCATCGCAAGTGATATCCCGTTTAAGTGGGTTAGAGGAACTTTATATGCAATGTGATTTTGTGGATTGGAGGAATGAAGTTGAGGAAGCAGGAAAAGAAACAAACATTGGCTTTGATGAGTTAACTGGCTCTTCATATTTACGCATTTTGAAGGTTGGGATACCTAATGCAATGGTCTTACCTAAGAATGTTGAAGACCATCCAGATTGGCTCTACTTTGATATATGTATCAGCAGTGACTCTGAAGTCAGAGAATCCACTTGGAAGCCACACTCCTCTCATGATTATTCAAGAACCTTGACTCTTAGCACACCGATTCATAACTTGCCGAAGTGGTTTACTGACGTGGTGACAGAGAAAGCAGAGAAACTACATTACAGAAAGTGCAAGGGCTTATATAACATTCTTGTGGAGTATGACTGTGGGAGATTAAATGAGTTGAGGTATCTCTCTATAATTGGGCCCAATGAGAATTTGAAGGAGTTGATGAACGCAGATGCAAGGGATTCAAATAATGCTGCATTCCCGAAGTTGGAAGAGTTACATCTCTTCAAGGTTGAAAACATCAACAACTTATGTGTTGGTAACTTACCTCCTGGGTCTCTATGCAAGCTCAAGTTATTGGATGTAAGGAAATGTCATAACTTGGTGAATGCTCTTTTACAATCACCTTTGTTGGAGAGACTGCAATTTCTGGAGAAGCTTCTTTGTGCACATCTGAATCGCTTGGAATATGTGTTTGGCCCTGGCAAAACTACTGCCTGTGAAAAGTTGAAAGAGATGAGACTGTGCAGATTACCAGAACTCATAAAGATATGGAGTGGTCAGGCTCCACATGCAATCTTCCGTAATCTTAAAATTTTGGCAGTTAGTGGGTGCAAGAAGCTGAAAAGTCTCTTCACGTCCGATATAGCTCATTGTCTATTGCAATTGGAAGACCTTTGGGTGCATTCATGCTTTAGCTTGGACCGAATTGTTGAACTGAGCGAGGAAACAGGGAAGAGGAATGACCTTTTTCCAAAATTACAGAACTTAGTCTTGGAAGATCTTCCTCTGCTCAGAAGGTTGTATAGTAACAGTAGCGGAGGTCCAACTTCATTGGAGATAGAGTTTCTCTCCTTAGAATACTTCTACAAGTTGGAATGTCCCCGGTTCTCCCCTCCTAATTTCCACAGCAATAAGCAAGTCCAAGTCAATGATATACAACATTATAGCGCTCTAAAGGAAAG GTTATGGGAGAACATGGAACTTGAGTTTACAATTTCTGAAGACGAGCGGCGTCGGTGGAAGTATGATGTATTGACACTGGCAGTATCACATCTGAACTATACGATAGACTGCAGCGGAGTGGGGTTTCTACCTTCATCGATGACTCAG GAACTTGCAAAAATCTACGAGTGCATGATACATCAGAACATTTTTCCTATTTTTTATCATGTGGAGCCCTCTGATGTTCGATATCAGAAGAAAAGTTTCGAAGATGCTTTTACCCAGCATGAAAACTCGAGGCGACACGGAGACAAGGTGGACACGTGGAGAGATGTTTTGAAACAAGTATCCAATTTCTCTGGGTGGCATACAGAGAATTACAA GACTGAGAGAGAACTTGTGGACGCAATTGTGGATTCTGTGCTCAGTAAAGTACAACATGGTGAAATTGAGTTTACAGTGTCCGGGGGAGATTTTCAGGCATTTGGAGCTACAAGACAAGCCATGGATAAGGTTATGGAGACCCTTAAAGATGACAAGGTCACTCTCATTGGGGTCCACGGCATGGGCGGCGTCGGCAAGACAACCATGGTAAAACATGCCGCTGCAAAATCCAAGGAAAATGGGACTTTTCGTCGTGTGATTATGGTTGTTCTATCCCAAATCCCCGACTTGAGTAGAATTCAGGCCACAATAGCAGAAAATTTGGGCTTTAGATTGGAGGAGCAGACAGAAATGGGAAGAGCTGCTAGATTGCGTAAGGAGATAATGGGAAGAGAAAAGATCCTTATAATCTTAGATAACATATGGGAGATAATAGAGTTGAAAAGCATAGGTATTCCCAGCTTCAGGGACCTTCAAAAGTGTGGCTCCAAACTCCTAATCACCACAAGGAGGTTGACTGTTTGTTTTTCCATGAGTTGTCAAAGAACAATTCCTCTCAATATCTTATCGGAAGAAGATTCTTGGACCTTGTTTGTGAGAAATGCAGGAACAATTCCTTTTGAGTCCACCACATTTGAGCATGTGGCAAGGAAGGTTGCTAGAGAATGTAGAGGTCTGCCGGTTGCATTGATAGATGTTGCATGGGAACTCAGAGATAAAGACTTGGTAAACTCGGAACTAGCAGTTAGAAGACTAGAGAAGTCACAATTTGCCAGCCTTGGCAATCACAGAGTAGCATTTGAATGTATAAAATTAAGCTATGATTACTTGAAAAATGAAGATGACAAGTCATTGTTCTTGCTCTGTTGTTTATTCCCAGAAGACTTTGACATCCCACTAGAAGACTTGTTCAAGTATGCAATTGGGAAAGGATTGTTTCAATATGCCGAAACAATTGAAGAAGCCAGAGAAGCAGCATATGCTACGGTCAGGTACCTAAAAAATTGTAGCTTGCTTTTGGATAGTGGAGAAGATGGATGTGTAAGGATGCATGATGTCGTCCGAGATACAGCCCTGAATATTGTACAATCTGAAGTTCAGCGTGGGGCTTTTTTTAAAGCTGGCTCTGGTTTAAAGGGTTGGCCGACACACGGATTACATGAAGGCTGCACTGTTATTTCACTGATGAAGAACGAAATTCGCAAGCTACCTGAAGAAGAGCTGGTATGTCCAAATCTCCAGATTTTATTACTACAAGATAATGCTGATTTGAATGAGATCCCTGAAAAGTTTATCCAAAGTCTGAATGAATTAAGGCTCTTGGATGTTAGCAACACTAGTATTTCCTCTCTACCCCAATCAATCAGTCTTCTCACCAACCTCCAAGCTTTGTATTTAGATTTTTGCAAGAGATTGATTGACATTTCCATAGTGGGAAGACTTAAGGAGCTTGAAATTCTTAGTATGAGAGAATGTCACCTCGAGGAATTCCCGAGAGAAATAGAAGAGTTGACCAATCTAAGAATTTTGGATGTCAGTTGCGCTGAATTTCTCATAATTCCATCTAAAGTGATATCAAAGTTGTATAGACTAGAAGAACTGTATATACTGAACTGTGGATTTGAAAATTTGGGGAGTAAAGTTGAGAGAGAAGGAGAAGAAACTGAATTGGATTTTGCTGGTTTGCCAAGTTTGAAAATTGTGCAGGTTTGCATATCTGATGCAAAATACATTCCGAGAAATGTTGAGGTCAAACCAGATTGGGATTACTTTTATATACTTATCGGGGGATCCACCAGGTATTCATACAAGCGATATCATCATAAGTCAAGATCCTTGGTCCTTCAGACTACCATGAGTACTTTATCTGAATGGTTTATCAACGTGGTGACAAAGAGAACAGAGAAGATCGAGTATGATTGCTGCGAAGGAATGAGTGACATTGTTAAGGAATATGACCATGGGAGGTTACACAAACTGAAACATCTCACAGTACGTGGTAGTCTTCTTGATTCTTATGTGTGCTTGAAAGAGTTGATGAACACAAGAAGACGAGTTCAAAGAGGACCAGTGTATGGGAATTTGGAAGAGTTGCATCTGATAAATCTGATCGAGCTTTAA
- the LOC101293617 gene encoding cystinosin homolog — MASWNSTPMEVTYEVLGWIAFVSWSISFYPQVILNFRRKSVVGLNFDFVVLNLIKHSSYLIYNATLYFSSAVQKQYFHKYGSKQMIPVAANDVAFSSHAVLLTALTLIQIAIYERGNQKVTKISIGIVVAVWLSAAVCFFIALSNHSWLWLISVFNLIQVCMTAIKYIPQAIMNFMRKSTDGFSIGNILLDFTGGLTNYAQMAVQSIDQHSWVNFYGNIGKTLLSLISIFFDLLFMCQHFLLYPAKKAQQIAPNGSTSDERTGAMGKSPDHHHPVQPEVV; from the exons ATGGCGTCATGGAATTCAACTCCGATGGAAGTGACATACGAAGTTCTGGGATGGATAGCTTTCGTGTCTTGGTCCATTAGCTTCTACCCTCAAGTCATCTTGAATTTCCGGAGGAAAAG TGTTGTGGGGTTGAACTTCGATTTTGTGGTACTGAATCTGATAAAGCACTCTTCATATCTGATTTACAATGCCACTCTCTACTTTAGCTCCGCAGTTCAAAAGCAATACTTTCACAAGTATGGCTCCAAACAG ATGATACCTGTGGCAGCAAACGATGTGGCATTCTCTTCTCATGCTGTTTTATTGACTGCACTGACCCTGATTCAAATTGCAATCTATGAA CGTGGAAATCAGAAGGTGACGAAGATTTCCATTGGAATCGTTGTTGCTGTGTGGCTAAGTGCTGCAGTTTGCTTTTTCATAGCTTTGTCAAACCACTCTTGGCTTTGGCTCATTTCCGTTTTCAA CTTAATTCAAGTCTGTATGACAGCCATCAAATACATTCCTCAG GCAATCATGAACTTCATGCGAAAGAGCACTGATGGGTTCAGCATTGGCAACATTTTACTTGATTTTACTGGAGGCCTCACAAATTATGCACAAATGGCTGTGCAGTCTATAGATCAAC ATTCTTGGGTGAACTTCTATGGAAATATAGGAAAGACACTTCTCTCTTTG ATCTCAATATTCTTCGACCTTCTATTCATGTGTCAACATTTCCTACTGTATCCCGCCAAGAAAGCACAGCAAATAGCCCCCAATGGCAGTACGAGTGACGAAAGAACAGGGGCTATGGGCAAATCTCCTGATCATCATCACCCAGTACAGCCGGAGGTTGTATGA
- the LOC101293327 gene encoding uncharacterized protein LOC101293327: MKREGRQHGMVRTYRVLPATLNPRAETRHVNKFDSLPTAGLFTKVSTRPNNHSKYTSKCTKPKCTECRIHPASKSKDKTKGNQKLKSSDVVTNHRLVTWRVVDGRSGLNFSGLSATGILDNLSSGYYDTHDGDEDEKNEIDDVDENGSIGSEEVMSCCNVDNVFDYQIEEDEGWCLVPQT, encoded by the coding sequence ATGAAGAGAGAGGGTCGCCAACACGGAATGGTTCGGACATACCGGGTTCTACCCGCTACATTGAACCCGAGGGCCGAGACCCGACATGTCAACAAGTTCGACTCCCTCCCCACGGCAGGGTTGTTCACCAAAGTGTCCACCAGGCCCAACAACCACTCGAAATACACGAGCAAGTGCACCAAACCCAAGTGCACCGAGTGTCGCATCCACCCGGCTAGTAAGTCCAAGGACAAGACCAAAGGTAACCAAAAGCTCAAATCAAGTGATGTTGTGACCAACCACAGGTTGGTCACATGGCGTGTCGTGGATGGGCGATCCGGATTGAATTTTTCTGGATTGTCCGCCACGGGGATTTTGGATAATTTGTCTAGTGGTTATTATGATACTCATGATGGTGATGAAGATGAGAAAAACGAAATCGATGATGTTGACGAAAATGGGAGTATCGGTAGTGAAGAGGTGATGAGTTGCTGTAATGTGGATAATGTGTTCGATTATCAAATTGAAGAAGATGAAGGTTGGTGCCTAGTTCCCCAAACATGA